One Ictalurus punctatus breed USDA103 chromosome 21, Coco_2.0, whole genome shotgun sequence genomic window carries:
- the mcrs1 gene encoding microspherule protein 1 isoform X1: MLLSLQRVGGNDVKADSGPAVVGGVNVANLAAQSRSEDEDQAIVKDIKRPAAQTFGGGGLVPKRRSSSRSIKRKKFDDELVESSLVKSSSRVKGPPGIEPIRCPGAEPSSSEKKKVSKSSTSLTPPLTMVITPSPITKRVKKSKQPLQITKDLGRWKPTDDLLLINAVLQTTDLTSVHLGVKFSCRFTLREIQERWYALLYDPVISKLAWQAMRQLHPEAIAAIQSKALFSQVEEALLAKISSNSQPKLEAFQDLLNKHPNIFYPSRTAKSLLVHWQLLKQYYLLDDQSVQPLPKADQVLNFSDAEQMVDDSKLKDSRDEVLEHELMVADRHQKREIRQLEQELPRWQVLVDSITGMNSPEFDNQTLAALRGRMVRYLMRSREITLGRATKDKQIDVDLSLEGPAWKISRQQGIIKLKNNGDFFIVNEGRRPIYIDGRPVLTGNKWKLNNNSVLEIAGLRFVFLINQELISLIKAETAKLNQQ, translated from the exons aTGCTCCTCAGTCTGCAAAGGGTTGGGGGAAATG acgtTAAGGCGGATTCTGGCCCTGCAGTGGTTGGAGGAGTAAATGTGGCAAATCTGGCAGCTCAGAGCAGGTCTGAGGACGAAGATCAAGCCATTGTGAAGGATATAAAGAGACCAGCAGCTCAGACCTTTGGTGGAGGAGGTCTAGTACCAAAAAGGAGAAGCTCTTCCAG GTCAATTAAGAGGAAGAAGTTTGATGACGAGTTGGTTGAGAGCAGTCTGGTTAAATCCTCCAGCAGGGTTAAAGGCCCACCAGGCATAGAGCCGATCCGCTGCCCCGGAGCCGAGCCGTCGTCCAGTGAGAAAAAGAAG GTGTCCAAATCCAGCACATCTTTAACTCCTCCTCTCACCATGGTGATCACGCCGTCCCCGATCACCAAACGAGTGAAGAAGAGCAAGCAGCCTCTGCAGATCACTAAAGACCTGGGACGCTGGAAACCCACAGATGACCTGCTTCTCATTAATGCAGTGCTGCAG ACTACAGATCTCACCTCCGTTCATCTGGGAGTGAAGTTCAGCTGCCGGTTCACACTGAGAGAGATTCAGGAGCGGTGGTATGCTCTGCTCTACGACCCCGTCATATCCAA GCTAGCGTGGCAGGCCATGAGGCAGCTCCACCCTGAGGCCATCGCCGCCATTCAGAGCAAAGCTCTGTTCAGCCAGGTCGAAGAGGCTCTGCTCGCCAAGATCAGCTCT AACAGTCAGCCAAAACTGGAGGCTTTCCAGGACTTGCTGAATAAGCACCCCAACATTTTCTACCCATCCCGCACTGCTAAGAGTTTGCTGGTACACTGGCAGCTGCTCAAACAGTACTACTTACTGGATGACCAAAGTG TTCAGCCTCTGCCCAAAGCAGATCAGGTTCTTAACTTCTCAGATGCTGAGCAGATGGTCGACGATTCCAAGCTGAA GGACAGCAGAGATGAAGTACTGGAGCATG AATTGATGGTTGCAGATCGGCACCAGAAGAGGGAGATAAGGCAGTTGGAGCAGGAGCTTCCACGCTGGCAGGTCTTGGTGGACAGCATCACTG GCATGAACTCACCAGAGTTTGATAACCAGACGTTGGCTGCATTAAGAGGACGCATGGTCCGATACCTTATGAGGTCTAGAGAG ATCACCCTTGGCCGTGCTACCAAGGACAAACAGATAGATGTGGATCTGTCTTTAGAGGGACCTGCATGGAAAATCTCCAGGCAGCAGG GGATCATCAAGCTCAAAAACAATGGCGATTTCTTCATCGTGAACGAGGGCCGTAGACCGATCTATATTGATGGCAGACCAGTCCTGACTGGTAACAAATGGAAACTTAACAACAACTCTGTGCTGGAG ATTGCAGGGCTTCGCTTTGTGTTCCTCATAAACCAGGAGCTGATCTCCCTGATCAAAGCTGAGACAGCCAAGCTGAACCAGCAATGA
- the mcrs1 gene encoding microspherule protein 1 isoform X2, with the protein MEKDVKADSGPAVVGGVNVANLAAQSRSEDEDQAIVKDIKRPAAQTFGGGGLVPKRRSSSRSIKRKKFDDELVESSLVKSSSRVKGPPGIEPIRCPGAEPSSSEKKKVSKSSTSLTPPLTMVITPSPITKRVKKSKQPLQITKDLGRWKPTDDLLLINAVLQTTDLTSVHLGVKFSCRFTLREIQERWYALLYDPVISKLAWQAMRQLHPEAIAAIQSKALFSQVEEALLAKISSNSQPKLEAFQDLLNKHPNIFYPSRTAKSLLVHWQLLKQYYLLDDQSVQPLPKADQVLNFSDAEQMVDDSKLKDSRDEVLEHELMVADRHQKREIRQLEQELPRWQVLVDSITGMNSPEFDNQTLAALRGRMVRYLMRSREITLGRATKDKQIDVDLSLEGPAWKISRQQGIIKLKNNGDFFIVNEGRRPIYIDGRPVLTGNKWKLNNNSVLEIAGLRFVFLINQELISLIKAETAKLNQQ; encoded by the exons ATGGAGAAAG acgtTAAGGCGGATTCTGGCCCTGCAGTGGTTGGAGGAGTAAATGTGGCAAATCTGGCAGCTCAGAGCAGGTCTGAGGACGAAGATCAAGCCATTGTGAAGGATATAAAGAGACCAGCAGCTCAGACCTTTGGTGGAGGAGGTCTAGTACCAAAAAGGAGAAGCTCTTCCAG GTCAATTAAGAGGAAGAAGTTTGATGACGAGTTGGTTGAGAGCAGTCTGGTTAAATCCTCCAGCAGGGTTAAAGGCCCACCAGGCATAGAGCCGATCCGCTGCCCCGGAGCCGAGCCGTCGTCCAGTGAGAAAAAGAAG GTGTCCAAATCCAGCACATCTTTAACTCCTCCTCTCACCATGGTGATCACGCCGTCCCCGATCACCAAACGAGTGAAGAAGAGCAAGCAGCCTCTGCAGATCACTAAAGACCTGGGACGCTGGAAACCCACAGATGACCTGCTTCTCATTAATGCAGTGCTGCAG ACTACAGATCTCACCTCCGTTCATCTGGGAGTGAAGTTCAGCTGCCGGTTCACACTGAGAGAGATTCAGGAGCGGTGGTATGCTCTGCTCTACGACCCCGTCATATCCAA GCTAGCGTGGCAGGCCATGAGGCAGCTCCACCCTGAGGCCATCGCCGCCATTCAGAGCAAAGCTCTGTTCAGCCAGGTCGAAGAGGCTCTGCTCGCCAAGATCAGCTCT AACAGTCAGCCAAAACTGGAGGCTTTCCAGGACTTGCTGAATAAGCACCCCAACATTTTCTACCCATCCCGCACTGCTAAGAGTTTGCTGGTACACTGGCAGCTGCTCAAACAGTACTACTTACTGGATGACCAAAGTG TTCAGCCTCTGCCCAAAGCAGATCAGGTTCTTAACTTCTCAGATGCTGAGCAGATGGTCGACGATTCCAAGCTGAA GGACAGCAGAGATGAAGTACTGGAGCATG AATTGATGGTTGCAGATCGGCACCAGAAGAGGGAGATAAGGCAGTTGGAGCAGGAGCTTCCACGCTGGCAGGTCTTGGTGGACAGCATCACTG GCATGAACTCACCAGAGTTTGATAACCAGACGTTGGCTGCATTAAGAGGACGCATGGTCCGATACCTTATGAGGTCTAGAGAG ATCACCCTTGGCCGTGCTACCAAGGACAAACAGATAGATGTGGATCTGTCTTTAGAGGGACCTGCATGGAAAATCTCCAGGCAGCAGG GGATCATCAAGCTCAAAAACAATGGCGATTTCTTCATCGTGAACGAGGGCCGTAGACCGATCTATATTGATGGCAGACCAGTCCTGACTGGTAACAAATGGAAACTTAACAACAACTCTGTGCTGGAG ATTGCAGGGCTTCGCTTTGTGTTCCTCATAAACCAGGAGCTGATCTCCCTGATCAAAGCTGAGACAGCCAAGCTGAACCAGCAATGA